CGGCTTGCAATGCTTCCCATAATATTTGGGTGGTTTCCTCCTCGCTAGTGTCAGAAACAATGGCCAAGGTCTTCAAGGTAAAACGATTACCAATGCAGGCCGCGAGTTTGAGACTTTCCTGGGTTTTCGGCGAGAGCTTCAGTAACTGACGTCGCATGAACTCAACGACATCTCCTGTTAGAGCCAATGCCTGAATTTCAGTAATATCCCATTCCCAAGATCGCAGGGTGTTGTTAAACCGAATCAGCCCTTCTTTTTCCAGGGTTTGCAAGAATTGTCGACTAAAGAAGGGATTCCCCTGGGTCTTCTGAAATAAATATTGGGTGAGGGTACAGGTTTGCTCGGGTGAGCAAGCCAAGGTGTCTGAGATCAGTTCATTCAAATCCTTGGCGTTTAAAGCGGTCAGATGTAGTCGACTGATGGTTAGTTCTGATTGTTCGAGCCGTCTCAGGGTCTGCATCAAAGGATGAGCTTCCAGGACTTCGTTGTCTCGATAAGTCCCGATCAGTAATAGATACCCTCGTTCTGATTCTTCTAATAGGGATTGTAGGAACTTTAGGGAAGCAGAATCAATCCATTGCAAATCGTCTAGGAATAGAACCAGGGGATGATCGACCCCTGGAAAGATTTGGAAAAACTGCTGAAAAACAAGATTAAACCGATTTAAGGTAGGCCCGGGCTCGAGTTCAGCCACAGGAGGTTGGGGACCAATAAGTAGTTCAACTTCTGGGATCACATCAATAATGACCTGGCCATTGTCACCCACTGCAGCCAGGATTTTGGTTTGCCATTGCTTTAAGCTCTTAGAGCTTTCCATTAATAACTGTTGACACAGATCTTGGAAGGCTTGCAAAAGAGCAGCAAATGGCATGCTTTGCTGCAGTTGATCAAACTTGCCCTGAATAAAATAGCCCCGTCGCCGAACAATGGGTTTATGGATTTCGCTGATTACGGCTGTTTTGCCGACGCCAGAATGTCCCGATACCAACATCAGTTCGGTAGCCCCTTGAGCAACCCGCTCAAAGGTATTGAGTAGCACCTCAACCTCTTGGGTTCGGCCATACAATTTTTCAGGGATGATAAACTCCGTCGGCTGATCTTCTTGACCAATCGCAAAAGAACTAACTTGCCCTTGCTCCTGCAGCAAATGACGGCAGTAGGCTAGGTCGTAATGGAGTCCATAGGCCGTCTGATACCGATCCTCAGCCATCTTGGCGATCAGCTTCAGTACAATCTGGTTGAGGACTTCAGGAATATTTGGATTGATAATGATCGGCGCAACGGGGACTTGAGCAATATGGCAATGCACCAACTCCATTGGATCTTGGGCCTGAAATGGAAGTTGGCCTGTCAGCAACTCATAAAACGTAATGCCTAAGGAGTAAAAGTCTGTCCGATAGTCCACCTTCCGGTTCATTCGTCCCGTTTGCTCTGGGGAAAGGTAGATCAGCGTTCCTTCTAGCAAATTAGGACTGAGTAAAGCGGTACTTTCCCGAGGCAATAGAGATGCCAGGCTGAAATCAATCAGTTTTGTTTCTAAGGTTTGGGGATGGACAACAATATTTTGAGGCTTAATGTCCTTGTGAATAATATGGTGTTGACTTAAACTCTCCAATGCTTTAGCCAGCTGAAGGGCAATGTCTAAAAATACATTGACAGCCATAGGAGAATGGGGCTTGCCATTCCCGGTGTGGGTTGCAAAGTTGGAGAGGGAAATACCGCCAAAGTCTGGCATCTCAATAGCCAGCCCGTTGTTATAGGGCAAAAGAGTGGTGGGCTGAACGGTCCCAGGGACATCAATACCGCAGGCTATTTCATATTCATGTCGGAATTCAGCTAATTCTTGAGCGGTGGGATAGGGGGTTTTAAGTATTTTAAGGACTACATCAGTCTGAGTGACCTGGTTTTGGGCGCGATAAACCAATGTTCTAGAGCTTTCGTATAGTTGCTCTAGAATTTGGTATCGGCTCAGGGTGATGTGGTCAACCGTCATGGTCACGTCATCGTCAAATGTATAGATAGTGTCTTCACAGAGGGTAGGGCTGTCGTTAGCTTGGGAGGAAAGTAATATATTGAATATGCCCATTAATAATGGTATCTAGATCAAGAAAAGATTTTCCTTTTTAGAAAAAAACTGTATCATTTTCAGCTCCCTTATTTAAATATTTTCAAGAAAATAATATTTCATTCTCAAAAATAGTTTTCTCTAGGCTGGGTACTAATCTCCAAAAGGGCTCATTAGATATTCTTGACGGTTAAATTTCCTCTACTTTAGGAAAGAAATTACCATTTTTATTGAGGAGTAATGGAAGCAGACTTGTGCTTCTTTATAGTTTTTACTCTTTAGCAATTAAAATATTTCTGTATTCGTTTTTGTAGCCATATCCTTCATCTCTTTTTTGAAAAAGTAGACTTATTTGACGAGGAAATCCTGTTTTTAGTTTTTTGTAGTGGCGGCTATGAGTTGATTGCACCTATTTCTTGATGACTTCGCAAATCTCGCCAATGCCTAAAGGCTTTAGTCAATGGAAAGGATTGATTGAAGCACTTAAGTGGATTGCATTGACTTTTTAAGCCTCAACTGTTCACTATTGATTACAAGCGACTCTGGTCTAGTTGGCTAAGGTTGTATGGCGATATTTTGAGATAGGAAGTGAATGCAACCCTATCTATCCCAATGAGTGCAGGTTATGTCAAGATTATTCCTCCTATTAAAAGTATGGCAAGCGATAGTCTGGCAAGCTTCCCGTAAGCTGCATGTTGGGACCCCACAGCCCGATCGGAAGGCTGTGATGAGAGGGGGTTGCTTTTGGGGAATGCTGTTTTTGGCTGGATTGATCAGCGACATGGCTGTTGCTCAACCCCGGCGTAAACCTGTTACGAATGCCCTACCTACAGAATTACAAACCTTGCTAGAGAATCGTCCAAATGGGCCGATTATTTCTGCAGATACCCCGTCACAGGAAGGGTTTACGGTGCCCAGTCTATGGTGGACCAATGAGCAATTTGGTGAAAAATTAGTCTCGGACTGGAAAGCCTATGGGGTTGGGCAGGTGGGCAACCAACAAATTAATGTAATGGTTCGACCAGAATTGTGGACTCGCTATACCTACTTTGAACGGTATGCCTTTGTACTCAAATTCGGGTCTGATGCTAGCAATTTCGGCTATCAGTTGATGGTGCTGGATTCCCAAGATTTTGTCTTGGGAGCCTATACCTGTGACTTTGCCCAAAGCGATCCACATTTTATTCCTAGCATGCTGGATGGACGATCCCAACCGATTCCAGATTATGTAGATCCTAAGTCTACCCAGGCTTTGCCTTGCCGCCTTTGGTTAAATCCTAATTATCCTCGGAGTGTTTTTTAGGCCTGTATCCGCATGGCTTGCCATAGGCGTTTGTATTGTTGCAAGGTCAGGGTAGAGAGGGGTAACAAGAACTCACTTTTTTCGAACTGCTCAGGGGTTGCAACGAGGCGATGGCTTCGAGATTTGATTGAGAGCTGGGCGGATAACAGGGGTGAGACGGTATCTGTAAATTCCGATAAATTATTGGCGACGGTGTCTTCCCACCAGTAATTAATCCATTGATTAATCGCTTGACTAGGCTGGGCCTGGACCCATAGATCAGCCCACAAGGCTGAGCCTGAAGCAGGAAAGATTGCATCTAACTCGGGTTCCCGTGCTAGAGCTGGCAATATGTCTGATGACCACCCCACTGCAGCCCAGGCGTCTCCCAAAATTAAGGGTTCTAGATATTGGTTAGAGGCATAAAAGAGGGTTTGATCATTGAGGGCCTTTAGCGCTTGGGAGAGTTCTGAGATGGAGTCTAAGTCATCTAAGTTGTAGGACTGGCCTAGCTTTTTGAGAGTCAGGCCAATGATTTCTCGGGGTTGATCGAGCAAGCTAATGCGCCCCTTCAGTTCAGATCGCCACAAGTCTGACCAATCTTTGGGTTGCCACCCTAAATCTCTGAATTTGTCGGTTCGATAGGCAATCAAGGTGGCCCCCCACCGATAGGGAGCCCCCCAAATCTTACCTTCGTCGCTAGGATGGCCCTGGAGATCGCGACGAACCAGCTGTTGCCATCGAGGGGGTAAGTCAGACCATCGACTCAGATCATCAGCAGATAGAGGTTGGATCAAGTTTTGTTGAATAGCCTGGGGCAACCAATAATCCCCTAGACTGGCTAATCGGGATGGGAGCTTGGGCTGATCGTCTGGGGCCGATTTTTCAGACGGTTGTTTTTGATCTTCCCGGTGCCATTTTTGGAGCTGAGCGAAAATTTCCTGGGTAGAGGATTTTAACGAAATTTGTAAAGGAATATTAGAGTTTGAGCGGAATTTATCTACCAATTGAGGGGGGAGTGTCTTCTGCAACAAATTCACTTGTAATGCGGTGCGGTTGTTCTGTTGACAGGCCCCTAATAATTGACTCAAGGTTACTGCACCTAAGGTCTGTAAAAAAGAACGTCGATCCATCACTTTTTATTCATCACCTCTATTAAGATAACGCTGCTTGATTGGAAACCCATATTGGAGGACTCAAACGGCCGAGAATACATGCCATCAGGGAAGTGGCTCTTATTTTCTAACGAATTATGACTATTCGAGCCCCTGTTCAACAAACATGGAATGATACTTTCTGTAGGTTTTTTGAGGGTAAAAGTACTCAACTTTCAAGACCGGTAGATGTTCCAAGGATTTGGTAATGTCGGATAGGTAAAAATGCGGATCTAAACCTCAATTTATGGCGACGAGACTTTAGATTTAATTCCGTTTTGTGCCTTCAAAAAGACTCCTTTTACCTCCAAAAGTCCTTAACATGGAATAAAGTCAAATCAGTAGGGAAAGACCATGGATCCAATGCAAGAACAACTCACGCTGGTGAGTAATAAGGTTGATACCCTGCACCAGGTGATAGAGCAGCTTGATCATAAACTGACAACAACCCTTTCTCAGCAAGAATCTCAACAACGTCCGCTGTCTGGGGCAATCATTAATGAATCTTCGCTACATACCAGCCCCAGTTTGAGCCATAAGGATGTTCTAGCAGAAGATAATTCTTTTGACTCAAGAGAACAGCATGGTGAGAGACCCATCACGCCTGAAATTCAAATTCAGCGATTGACGGCCCAGCTTACGGCTGCTTATAACCGCATTGCAGCTTTAGAGGAGCAGCTCATTGCTCAGCGTGTGCACTAACGGATCATCTCCAGTCGGATGATTTTCTGGCATTTCACACAATTTGTTTGACAAATGCCGTTTCTATAAGCACAATAAAGATTGCTCAGCGCAAGGGACTGTAGTTCAACTGGTTAGAGCACCGCCCTGTCACGGCGGAAGTTGCGGGTTCGAATCCCGTCAGTCCCGTTCTCATCCCATATTTCCGTGCAAAGCCACCTGGGAGATTTTTGGATCTCTATTCGGGTGGCTTTATCGGTAGGATGGAATTTGTAGTGTAACCGAGAGATTTAGTGACCGTTCGAGTTCGTATCGCCCCTAGTCCAACGGGGAACCTTCATATTGGCACTGCTAGAACTGCAGTCTTTAATTGGCTATATGCTCGCCACCACCAGGGCACCTTCATCCTTCGGGTTGAAGATACGGATGAGGAGCGATCGCAACCGGAATACACCGAAAATATTCTGGAGGGTTTGCGCTGGTTGGGGATGGAATGGGATGAAGGCCCCTATTTCCAGTCTGAACGCCTGGACTTGTATCGGAATGCGATTCAAAAGCTGCTCGATCAAGGACTCGCCTATCGCTGCTACTGCACGACAGAAGAGCTAGATGAGATGCGAGGGGCTCAAAAGAAGCGGAATGAAGCGCCTCGTTATGATAATCGGCATCGCAATTTAACAGCAGAGCAAGAGGCTGCTTTTCAGGCCGAAGGCCGTCAGCCGGTCATCCGCTTCAAGATTGAGGATAATCAGTCGATTACCTGGAAGGACTTGGTCCGCGGCCCGATGCATTGGCAGGGACGAGATCTGGGGGGCGATATGGTAGTTGCGAGAGCCACGGCCTCTGGCGAAGTGGGACAACCCCTCTATAACTTGGCGGTGGTTGTGGACGATATGGATCTGAAGATCACTCATGTGATTCGAGGAGAAGACCATATTGCCAATACGGCCAAACAGATTTTGCTGTATCAAGCCTTTGGCGGTACGGTTCCTGAATTTGCCCATACCCCTTTGATTTTGAATAAGGAGGGGCGGAAGCTTTCGAAACGAGATGGGGTGACCTCTATCTCTGATTTTCAGGAGATGGGGTTTTTGGCTCCATCCTTAGCGAACTATATGACGCTGTTGGGCTGGTCTCCCCCTGATGCGACCCAAGAAATTTTTAGCCTTAGTGATGCGGCAGCCCAGTTTGACTTTGAACGGGTGAATAAGGCGGGAGCCAAGTTTGATTGGGATAAATTGGATTGGATCAGTAGTCAATATCTGCATGAGCTGCCCCTAGCTGAGTTGGCTGATGCGTTGATTCCCTATTGGCAAGCTGCGGATTATGACTTTGATCCGGTTGCAGATCGACCTTGGGTGGACCAAGTGACGGCATTGATTCAGCCTAGTTTGGTTAGACTCAAGGATGTGACTGAGATGACGCAGTTTCTGTTTACCCATGAGCTGACCTGGACGGAGGATGCTCAAAAGCAGTTGAGTCAAGAAGGGGTGGCTGTAGCCTTGCAAGGGGTGATCGACCCGCTCGCTGCTGTGGAAGGAGCTGAATTGTCGGCAGAAACGGCGAAATCGTTTATTAATTCGACGGTGAAGGAGAACAAGCTGAAGAAGGGATTGGTGATGAGATCGCTTCGTGCTGCACTAACGGGAGATATGAAGGGGCCTGATTTGATGGAGTCTTGGTTATTGCTCCATCAGCGAGGAGAAGATTTAAAGCGGCTCCAACAAGCGCTAAAAATCGCTAGTGCATAAACTACTGGTCTGAAGTGGCAACATTTCGATCTTTTGTCTTTGAATCAAGACCATTGTATTGGCGGAATGCTGGATCTCTATGGATGGGTTTTGGCATTCCTCATCAAGGGTTTTTGCTAGATCGATCGCTATGGAGACTGGCGCTTGATCTCCTAATTCCTGGCGAACTTAAGGAAGAGTTGGTTGTCCAGTCTTAATAGGACTTGGAGGTGGCTTTGAGTATATGCGATCGCATCTCGAAACTTTCTCCTAGAACATTGTCATTGCAGACCGGGTGAGCAGGACGTATATCGTCATAATAGATGCCGACCCAAGGCATGACTTAAGCGCTCCACATACAAAAATCAGGTTTGACATGGCCAGTCAGCTCAGTAGTCAGAACCAAGGCGATTTGTTCAAGCAGTGGATCTAGGACTTGAACAGGTGTGGAGTAATTGGCAATATTCAAAGACCTGAATTTTCCTGAATAAAACAGGATTGTTTCGGCTTGAGAGTTTCGCGATAGTGAGGACAAGTTAAACAACTTACTTCCTTCAACTAAACGAGGTTCTGAACAATGACTCAATACCAAAGCACTCCCACCAAAGTACTACTGAGCGCAGGTTTATTTTCTGTATGTCTAATGACTGCTTCAACACAAAAGGCACTGAGTAAAACGACAGAACCGATACAACCTCTGCTAACAACCATTGCTCCCACTACACTAGAACATCAAAATCTTTCTGCCGTAAACTTTGGGCAGAATAGGCTTGCCCCTAACACTTTGCAAGATGCTAAAGCTGTGAATAAGATTGAAGGCCAAGGAAAAGTCGCTTTTTTCCGATTTTGGCGTCGTCGTTTCCTTCGTCGTCGTCGGGGGTGGTGGTAATTTTAATAGCAGTCTACCCAGCCGCTTGAAAATTGCATGAATTAGGAGGATGACGTAACAGAAAATAGAATGACACTAAAGGTGAAGCTAGCCCCAGGTTCTTGTGATTTGGGGCTATTAACCTCATTAAGACTAAGTGATATCGAAAGTGAGCTTGCAGAACTAACTCACTATGATTCAGAGTAATATCCTATTCACTGCCCACCAGATAAGACAATGCATCATCGATTAAGGTCTCTACAGTCCCACGACTTAAAGAGGGTTCAGAGTAAGCAAAATTGAAGATCATCTTATCTCTGAAAGTAGCGACTGCGGCAAAGAATAACCCTCCAAATATTCCTTGAGATGGCAGGAAACTGATTTCTTCGAGTTCTAGAGGGCCATAATTCACAGGAATATTAATTTTTCCGCCATTAGTCACTTCAACAGTTACTCCCTTCCCGCCATAAGATTGTGCATCTAAATATCATTGAAATTCTTATTTATCAAGAATCTGAATACCCAATCTTATGCTGGGATGGGAGTAAAGGGGCTTTTTGAGTTAAAGAAGATTGATTAGGCTCAACCAGTAGATCGTTGAACATCTCATTAAACATAGTCAAAATATGAAACATCTCACCACGGTTAAGACTTTGTTCAATGGCTTGCTTTACTTCTCTGGCTAATTGCCAGAAATCAGTACGATCAGTGATGGAGTGAAAGGTTGCTACCGCAGATGCTAACCCTCCTAGGTCTTCATCCCCTATGGCAGGCGAGAGACGCCTTCTTAAATCCACCATGGAACGACAAGCGAAAGATAAATTCTTTATTTCAGATATTTTTAAGTGGTTCGCCACTGCCAACAACATGGCGGCACATAAGGCTCCTTGAACGGTTGTCTTTTCAGTTCGACATTTCTTCAAGAGGGCTCTGGTCAGTCTAGGTTCAATTTGCCTGTGAATAATATTACAAGTTCGTTCTTCTACGGGCACAAATTTTTCGAAACTAAGTGCTTTTGGTCTGAAATAAAACTGTTTTAGTACGGCTCTCATTAACCACAGCACACCAGAAAACTTTCCTCTATATCCCTTATATTCATCGGGGAGCATTGCTTCCAGAGAGGGCAGGAAGGGGAGCGCTGGGATCTGGGATGGAAGCGCTTTTCCGTCTTGTATGTCCCCACAATAACGGAGTAGCTCTGAATGTAGTGAAGTCGTTGATATTCCATCACTAATGGCATGATGCACGGTTGTAATGAGATGACTAATATTGTGGTCGGCGTGACAAATTAATGTTGTTCTCCAGAGAGATTGGCTGCTGTTAAGGGATTGATTGAGTTCCTCGAGAACCACTTGCTGCCAAGTTTCCTGATCAACAGCTTCTATTACCCGAAGGGAAACACTCCCCTCAACCCTTTTTTTGAAAACCAACTGACCTACCGGGCCATCAATACAGCACTGGAGCTGAGGATGACGTTTCTCAGCCATTTTTAAGGCATGTTCTAGTGTTTGTCTTGAGATAGAGCCTTTGACTTTACTAATCGTCACTACATTGAGGGAACTAGCAATCTGATTAAAGATTTCGAACCCTTCTTCAAGAGGTGATAGGGGGCGAATCAGTTTCATGGTTAATCAGTCTCCTCTCAGAAGAAAAACTTTGGGCAGAATGAAAATGTCTTGAGTGCTTGAAGAGTTGTTCGCGGGGATAACCCTTCAATGACCCCTAATACCGGTTTAGTTCATTCATTAAACGTCTTATCTACTAACCCGCTTGTAGTATTCGTTTCATGATGAGCTACTCACTCAATTTGTGCTGTGATCTGACTTGGGATTTTTGTCCTCTGCCCCATTGGCAGCTTAATGATGTAAGAAGTCTACTAACCGTTGCAAGAAATCTAGGATTCAAAGACTAACTCCAAACCAAGGCTGGCAAAAAATAGGTGCATTGAGCCTGTGTGGGGTGTACCTGGTGAAGAAAATATGGACTGAAATTATCGCTAATGTCCCTGGGAGACATGATCAAGACTGACTAATTGCACCGAGGAATTTCAGCATTTCTTGTTGGGGAGGCGTCAAGTTTTGGCAGTTGGAAATGTTTAAGCCTTCACAGAGACGGTCGGCCCGCCAAGTCTCCCGGCAAGTTCCGGTCTGCACATCCCAAAACCTGAGTTCCAAGTCACTGCTCCCTGTCACCAAGGTTTGACCGTCTGGGCTAAATTCAACAGCCGTGGACCAGCTCGGATGTCCAGATAGCTTAGCCAGGCATTGACCCGTTTCCACCGACCATAATCGGGCCGTTTCATCTTTGCTACAGCTCGCCACGGTTTGCCCATCGGGGCTAAAGACAACCCCCATCACCCAATCTGTATGGTCGGTTAAGACATGGAGACATTTCCCCGTGTCCACATCCCAGATTCGGACGGTTTGATCTGCTCCACCTGTGACAATGCGATTGCCCTGGGGGCTCCAGGCTACATACCAAGCCCAAAATGGGTGCCCAACTAGGGTCTGGGATAAGGTTGCAGATGGAACATCATAAATCTGTACATTGGCATCAAATGAACCAATGGCGATCTGTTGACCATTCGGGCTCCAGCTTAAACCACTGACAAAATGTCCGGGGATGGCCTGGACCACCTGCCCCTTGGCAACATCCCAGAGTCGCCAGGTGCCATCCCAACTGCCGCTGGCGAGCCACTGACCATCTGGACTAAAGGCGAGGGAGGCGATGGTGGCTCCATGGCCGGGTAATACCCGCAGGACTTCTCTGGTGGCGACATCCCACAGCCGAATTTGCTGATCATTGCCCGCGCTCGCTAGCAGATGACCCTGGGGATGGAAGGTTAGTCCATAGACCCAGCCCTGATGTTGCCAGTAGGTTTGATAGGTCCCTGTTTCTACTTGCCAAAAGCGAATGGCCCCATCTGTACTCCCACTCACGACCGTTTGGCCATCCGGACTATGGCGAATACATAAGGTGCTGTTGATTTGCGCCTGCCAGG
The Acaryochloris marina S15 genome window above contains:
- a CDS encoding phthiocerol/phthiodiolone dimycocerosyl transferase family protein, with protein sequence MKLIRPLSPLEEGFEIFNQIASSLNVVTISKVKGSISRQTLEHALKMAEKRHPQLQCCIDGPVGQLVFKKRVEGSVSLRVIEAVDQETWQQVVLEELNQSLNSSQSLWRTTLICHADHNISHLITTVHHAISDGISTTSLHSELLRYCGDIQDGKALPSQIPALPFLPSLEAMLPDEYKGYRGKFSGVLWLMRAVLKQFYFRPKALSFEKFVPVEERTCNIIHRQIEPRLTRALLKKCRTEKTTVQGALCAAMLLAVANHLKISEIKNLSFACRSMVDLRRRLSPAIGDEDLGGLASAVATFHSITDRTDFWQLAREVKQAIEQSLNRGEMFHILTMFNEMFNDLLVEPNQSSLTQKAPLLPSQHKIGYSDS
- the gltX gene encoding glutamate--tRNA ligase yields the protein MTVRVRIAPSPTGNLHIGTARTAVFNWLYARHHQGTFILRVEDTDEERSQPEYTENILEGLRWLGMEWDEGPYFQSERLDLYRNAIQKLLDQGLAYRCYCTTEELDEMRGAQKKRNEAPRYDNRHRNLTAEQEAAFQAEGRQPVIRFKIEDNQSITWKDLVRGPMHWQGRDLGGDMVVARATASGEVGQPLYNLAVVVDDMDLKITHVIRGEDHIANTAKQILLYQAFGGTVPEFAHTPLILNKEGRKLSKRDGVTSISDFQEMGFLAPSLANYMTLLGWSPPDATQEIFSLSDAAAQFDFERVNKAGAKFDWDKLDWISSQYLHELPLAELADALIPYWQAADYDFDPVADRPWVDQVTALIQPSLVRLKDVTEMTQFLFTHELTWTEDAQKQLSQEGVAVALQGVIDPLAAVEGAELSAETAKSFINSTVKENKLKKGLVMRSLRAALTGDMKGPDLMESWLLLHQRGEDLKRLQQALKIASA
- a CDS encoding extracellular solute-binding protein, giving the protein MDRRSFLQTLGAVTLSQLLGACQQNNRTALQVNLLQKTLPPQLVDKFRSNSNIPLQISLKSSTQEIFAQLQKWHREDQKQPSEKSAPDDQPKLPSRLASLGDYWLPQAIQQNLIQPLSADDLSRWSDLPPRWQQLVRRDLQGHPSDEGKIWGAPYRWGATLIAYRTDKFRDLGWQPKDWSDLWRSELKGRISLLDQPREIIGLTLKKLGQSYNLDDLDSISELSQALKALNDQTLFYASNQYLEPLILGDAWAAVGWSSDILPALAREPELDAIFPASGSALWADLWVQAQPSQAINQWINYWWEDTVANNLSEFTDTVSPLLSAQLSIKSRSHRLVATPEQFEKSEFLLPLSTLTLQQYKRLWQAMRIQA